A genomic region of Candidatus Pseudomonas phytovorans contains the following coding sequences:
- the argE gene encoding acetylornithine deacetylase, translating to MPLPTLKDQFAALIAAPSVSCTQPALDQSNRQVIDLLAGWLGDLGFKCDIQQVCPGKFNLLASRGSGPGGLVLAGHSDTVPYDEQLWASDPLKLTEVDGRWVGLGSCDMKGFFALVIEAVIPLLEHDFKQPLLILATCDEESSMSGARALAEAGQPLGRAAVIGEPTGLRPIRMHKGILMDRIDILGRSGHSSDPSLGRSALEAMHAVMAELMGLRQQWQQTYRNPQFTVPTPTMNFGCIHGGDNPNRICGQCALEFDLRPLPGMDAELLRAAIRDKLVPVAERFEVRIDYAPLFPEVPPFEEAADAELVQVAERLTGHRAEAVAFGTEAPYLQQLGCQTIVLGPGDIACAHQPGEYLEMSRIEPTVRLLRDLIRHYCLH from the coding sequence ATGCCGTTGCCGACGCTGAAAGACCAGTTTGCCGCCCTGATCGCCGCGCCTTCGGTCAGTTGCACCCAGCCCGCGCTGGACCAGTCCAACCGCCAGGTCATCGACCTGCTGGCGGGGTGGCTGGGCGACCTGGGTTTCAAATGCGACATCCAGCAGGTATGCCCGGGCAAGTTCAACCTGCTGGCCAGCCGTGGCAGCGGCCCTGGGGGCCTGGTGCTGGCCGGGCACAGCGACACCGTCCCTTATGACGAACAACTGTGGGCCAGCGACCCGCTGAAGCTGACCGAGGTCGATGGCCGCTGGGTCGGCCTGGGCAGCTGCGACATGAAGGGCTTTTTCGCCCTGGTCATCGAAGCCGTCATCCCGCTGTTGGAGCACGATTTCAAGCAGCCACTGCTGATCCTCGCCACCTGCGACGAAGAAAGCTCCATGTCCGGTGCCCGCGCCCTGGCCGAGGCCGGCCAGCCACTGGGCCGCGCAGCGGTGATCGGCGAGCCTACCGGCCTGCGGCCGATCCGCATGCACAAAGGCATTCTGATGGACCGCATCGACATCCTCGGGCGCAGCGGCCATTCGTCGGACCCAAGCCTCGGCCGCAGCGCCCTGGAGGCCATGCACGCGGTAATGGCCGAGCTGATGGGGCTGCGCCAGCAATGGCAGCAAACCTACCGCAACCCACAGTTCACCGTGCCGACCCCAACCATGAACTTCGGCTGTATCCACGGTGGTGACAACCCTAACCGTATTTGCGGGCAGTGCGCCCTGGAGTTCGACCTGCGCCCATTGCCGGGCATGGATGCGGAACTATTGCGCGCGGCCATCCGCGACAAGCTGGTGCCCGTGGCAGAGCGTTTTGAGGTGCGTATCGACTACGCGCCGTTGTTTCCCGAGGTGCCGCCGTTCGAAGAGGCTGCCGATGCCGAACTGGTGCAGGTGGCAGAACGCCTGACCGGCCATCGCGCCGAAGCGGTGGCGTTCGGTACCGAAGCGCCTTATCTTCAGCAACTGGGCTGCCAGACCATCGTGCTGGGCCCTGGCGACATCGCCTGTGCCCACCAGCCCGGCGAATACCTTGAAATGTCACGAATCGAGCCTACCGTGCGTCTATTACGTGACCTGATCCGGCACTATTGCCTGCACTAA
- the argA gene encoding amino-acid N-acetyltransferase, whose product MPDYVNWLRHASPYINAHRDCTFVVMLPGDGVEHPNFGNIVHDLVLLHSLGVRLVLVHGSRPQIESRLADRGLTPHYHHGLRITDAATLDCVIDAVGALRLAIEARLSMDIAASPMQGSRLRVASGNLVTARPIGVLEGVDYHHTGEVRRVDRKGISRLLDERSIVLLSPLGYSPTGEIFNLACEDVATRAAIELGADKLLLFGADPGLLDADGKLVKELRPQQVAPHLQRLGSDYQGELLDAAAEACKGGVARSHIVSYAEDGALLTELFTRGGGGTLVSQEQFEVVREATIEDVGGLLDLISPLEEQGILVRRSREVLEREIEQFSVVEREGMIIACAALYPIADSEAGELACLAVNPEYRHGGRGDELLERIESRARQMGLNTLFVLTTRTAHWFRERGFAPSGVERLPSARASLYNYQRNSKIFEKSL is encoded by the coding sequence ATGCCCGACTACGTCAACTGGCTGCGTCATGCCTCCCCGTACATCAATGCCCATCGCGACTGCACCTTCGTGGTCATGCTCCCTGGCGATGGGGTGGAACACCCTAATTTCGGCAACATCGTCCACGACCTGGTGCTGCTGCACAGCCTTGGCGTGCGCCTGGTGCTGGTGCATGGCTCGCGCCCGCAGATCGAAAGCCGGCTGGCCGATCGCGGGCTGACCCCGCACTACCACCATGGCCTGCGTATTACCGATGCCGCCACCCTGGACTGCGTGATCGATGCCGTTGGCGCCCTGCGCCTGGCCATCGAAGCGCGCCTGTCGATGGACATCGCCGCTTCGCCGATGCAGGGCTCGCGCCTGCGCGTGGCGTCTGGCAACCTGGTCACTGCGCGGCCGATCGGTGTGCTTGAAGGGGTGGACTACCACCACACCGGCGAAGTGCGCCGGGTCGACCGCAAGGGCATCAGCCGCCTGCTCGACGAGCGCTCCATCGTGCTGCTGTCGCCGCTGGGCTACTCGCCCACCGGCGAAATCTTCAACCTGGCCTGCGAAGACGTGGCCACCCGCGCCGCCATCGAACTGGGGGCCGACAAGCTGCTGCTGTTCGGTGCCGATCCGGGCCTGCTGGATGCGGACGGCAAGCTGGTGAAGGAACTGCGCCCGCAGCAGGTTGCCCCGCACCTGCAGCGCTTGGGCAGCGACTACCAGGGCGAGCTGCTGGATGCCGCCGCCGAGGCCTGCAAGGGCGGCGTGGCACGCAGCCACATCGTCAGTTATGCCGAAGACGGTGCGTTGCTGACCGAGCTGTTCACCCGTGGTGGTGGCGGTACGCTGGTGTCGCAGGAGCAGTTCGAAGTGGTGCGCGAGGCGACCATCGAGGATGTTGGCGGCCTGCTGGACCTGATCAGCCCGTTGGAAGAGCAGGGCATCCTGGTGCGCCGCTCGCGTGAAGTGCTGGAGCGGGAGATCGAGCAGTTCAGTGTGGTCGAGCGCGAGGGCATGATCATCGCCTGTGCGGCGTTGTACCCGATTGCCGATTCCGAGGCTGGTGAACTGGCGTGCCTGGCGGTGAACCCGGAATACCGCCACGGCGGGCGTGGGGATGAATTGCTGGAGCGTATCGAGAGCCGGGCGCGGCAGATGGGCTTGAATACCCTGTTCGTGCTTACGACCCGTACGGCGCACTGGTTCCGTGAGCGTGGGTTTGCGCCTAGCGGGGTAGAGCGGCTGCCCTCGGCGCGGGCCTCGCTGTACAACTACCAGCGCAATTCGAAGATTTTCGAGAAGTCTCTGTAA
- a CDS encoding glutamine synthetase family protein, whose product MSVPPRAVQLNEANAFLKEHPEVLYVDLLIADMNGVVRGKRIERTSLHKVYEKGINLPASLFALDINGSTVESTGLGLDIGDADRICYPIPDTLCNEPWQKRPTAQLLMTMHEIEGEPFFADPREVLRQVVSKFDELGLTICAAFELEFYLIDQENVNGRPQPPRSPISGKRPQSTQVYLIDDLDEYADCLQDILEGAKEQGIPADAIVKESAPAQFEVNLHHVADPLKACDYAVLLKRLIKNIAYDHEMDTTFMAKPYPGQAGNGLHVHISVLDKDGNNIFTSEDPEQNAALRHAIGGVLETLPASMAFLCPNVNSYRRFGAQFYVPNAPSWGLDNRTVALRVPTGSADAVRIEHRVAGADANPYLMMAAVLAGVHHGLTNQIEPGEPVEGNSYEQHEQSLPNNLRDALRELDDSEILNKYIDPKYIDIFVACKESELEEFEHSISDLEYNWYLHTV is encoded by the coding sequence ATGTCGGTACCCCCGCGTGCCGTTCAGCTTAACGAAGCGAACGCGTTCCTTAAGGAACATCCTGAGGTTCTCTACGTTGACCTTCTGATTGCAGATATGAATGGTGTGGTGCGTGGCAAGCGCATTGAGCGCACCAGCCTCCACAAGGTTTACGAGAAAGGCATCAACCTGCCGGCCTCCCTCTTCGCCCTGGACATCAACGGTTCCACCGTCGAAAGCACCGGGCTTGGCCTGGACATCGGCGATGCTGACCGCATCTGCTACCCGATTCCCGACACGCTCTGTAATGAGCCGTGGCAAAAGCGCCCTACTGCCCAGCTGCTGATGACCATGCACGAGATCGAAGGCGAGCCGTTCTTCGCCGACCCTCGTGAAGTGCTGCGTCAGGTGGTGAGCAAGTTCGACGAACTGGGCCTGACCATCTGCGCTGCATTCGAGCTGGAGTTCTACCTGATCGACCAGGAGAACGTGAACGGCCGCCCGCAGCCGCCGCGCTCGCCCATCTCGGGCAAACGCCCGCAGTCGACCCAGGTGTATCTGATCGACGACCTCGACGAATATGCCGACTGCCTGCAGGACATCCTCGAAGGCGCGAAAGAACAAGGCATCCCGGCCGACGCCATCGTCAAGGAAAGCGCCCCGGCGCAGTTCGAAGTCAACCTGCACCACGTGGCCGACCCGCTCAAGGCGTGCGATTACGCGGTACTGCTCAAGCGGTTGATCAAGAACATCGCCTACGACCATGAAATGGACACCACCTTCATGGCCAAGCCCTACCCGGGCCAGGCAGGCAACGGCCTGCATGTACACATTTCCGTGCTGGACAAAGATGGCAACAACATCTTCACCAGCGAGGATCCCGAGCAGAACGCCGCGCTTCGTCACGCAATCGGCGGTGTGCTCGAGACCCTGCCCGCGTCCATGGCGTTCCTTTGCCCGAACGTCAACTCGTACCGCCGCTTTGGCGCGCAGTTCTATGTACCGAACGCGCCAAGCTGGGGCCTGGACAACCGCACCGTGGCCCTGCGCGTGCCGACCGGTTCGGCGGACGCTGTACGCATCGAGCACCGCGTGGCCGGTGCCGACGCCAACCCGTACCTGATGATGGCTGCCGTGCTGGCCGGTGTACACCACGGCCTGACCAACCAGATCGAGCCGGGGGAGCCAGTAGAGGGTAACTCGTACGAACAACACGAGCAGAGCCTGCCGAACAACTTGCGCGATGCCCTGCGCGAGCTGGACGACAGCGAGATCCTGAACAAGTACATCGATCCGAAGTACATCGACATCTTTGTCGCGTGCAAGGAAAGCGAGCTGGAGGAGTTCGAGCACTCGATCTCCGACCTTGAGTACAACTGGTACCTGCATACCGTGTAA
- a CDS encoding glutamine synthetase family protein, protein MSNNLDQLTDWLKEHKITEVECMISDLTGITRGKISPTNKFIAEKGMRLPESVLLQTVTGDYVDDDIYYELLDPADIDMICRPDENAVFLVPWAIEPTAQVIHDTYDKKGNPVELSPRNVLKKVLKLYTDKGWQPIVAPEMEFYLTKRSEDPDFPLQPPVGRSGRPETGRQSFSIEAANEFDPLFEDVYDWCELQQLDLDTLIHEDGTAQMEINFRHGDALHLADQILVFKRTMREAALKHNVAATFMAKPMTGEPGSAMHLHQSVVDLATGKNIFSNEDGSMSDLFLNHIGGLQKFIPEALPLFAPNVNSFRRFLPDTSAPVNVEWGEENRTVGLRVPDAGPQSRRVENRLPGADANPYLAIAASLLCGYIGMVEGIEASAPVQGRGYERRNLRLPLTIEDALERMENSRALVQYLGKKFITGYVATKRAEHENFKRVISSWEREFLLFAV, encoded by the coding sequence ATGAGTAACAACCTCGACCAGCTCACCGATTGGTTGAAAGAGCACAAGATCACCGAAGTCGAATGCATGATCAGTGACCTGACCGGCATTACACGCGGCAAGATTTCGCCCACCAACAAATTCATCGCCGAAAAAGGCATGCGTCTGCCCGAGAGCGTGCTGCTGCAGACCGTGACCGGCGACTACGTCGACGACGACATCTATTACGAACTGCTCGACCCGGCCGACATCGACATGATCTGCCGCCCCGACGAGAATGCCGTGTTCCTTGTGCCGTGGGCCATCGAGCCGACTGCGCAGGTGATTCACGACACCTACGACAAGAAGGGCAACCCGGTCGAACTGTCGCCGCGCAACGTCTTGAAGAAAGTCCTCAAACTCTACACCGACAAGGGCTGGCAGCCGATTGTCGCGCCGGAGATGGAGTTCTACCTGACCAAACGCAGCGAAGACCCGGACTTCCCGTTGCAGCCCCCGGTAGGCCGTTCGGGCCGCCCGGAGACCGGCCGCCAGTCGTTCTCGATCGAAGCGGCCAACGAATTCGACCCGCTGTTCGAAGACGTCTACGACTGGTGCGAACTGCAGCAACTGGACCTGGACACGCTGATTCACGAAGACGGCACGGCGCAGATGGAAATCAACTTCCGTCACGGCGACGCCCTGCACCTGGCCGACCAGATCCTGGTGTTCAAGCGCACCATGCGCGAGGCCGCGCTCAAGCACAACGTGGCCGCTACCTTCATGGCCAAGCCGATGACCGGCGAGCCGGGCAGTGCCATGCACCTGCACCAGAGCGTGGTCGACCTGGCCACCGGCAAGAACATCTTCAGCAATGAAGACGGCAGCATGAGCGATCTGTTCCTCAACCACATCGGTGGCCTGCAGAAGTTTATCCCCGAAGCGCTACCGCTGTTCGCCCCCAACGTCAACTCGTTCCGCCGCTTCCTGCCCGACACGTCGGCACCGGTGAACGTGGAGTGGGGCGAAGAAAACCGCACCGTCGGCCTGCGCGTACCGGATGCCGGCCCGCAAAGCCGCCGGGTCGAGAACCGCCTGCCGGGCGCCGACGCCAACCCGTACCTGGCCATTGCCGCCAGCCTGCTGTGTGGCTACATCGGCATGGTCGAAGGCATCGAGGCCAGCGCGCCAGTACAGGGCCGTGGGTACGAGCGCCGCAACCTGCGCCTGCCACTGACCATCGAAGACGCCCTGGAACGCATGGAGAACAGCCGTGCGCTGGTGCAGTACCTGGGCAAGAAGTTCATCACCGGCTACGTCGCCACCAAGCGCGCCGAGCATGAAAATTTCAAACGTGTCATCAGCTCCTGGGAACGTGAGTTCCTGCTGTTCGCTGTCTGA
- a CDS encoding aspartate aminotransferase family protein, with amino-acid sequence MSVNNPQTREWQNLSGEHHLAPFSDYKQLKEKGPRIITKAQGVHLWDSEGNKILDGMAGLWCVAVGYGREELVQAAEKQMRELPYYNLFFQTAHPPALELAKAITDVAPEGMTHVFFTGSGSEGNDTVLRMVRHYWALKGKPHKQTIIGRINGYHGSTFAGACLGGMSGMHEQGGLPIPGIVHIPQPYWFGEGGDMTPDEFGVWAAEQLEKKILEVGEDNVAAFIAEPIQGAGGVIIPPETYWPKVKEILAKYDILFVADEVICGFGRTGEWFGSDYYDLKPDLMTIAKGLTSGYIPMGGVIVRDKVAKVISEGGDFNHGFTYSGHPVAAAVGLENLRILRDEKIVENARTEAAPYLQKRLRELQDHPLVGEVRGLGMLGAIELVKDKATRSRYEGKGVGMICRNFCFENGLIMRAVGDTMIIAPPLVISHAQIDELVEKARKCLDLTLEAIN; translated from the coding sequence ATGAGCGTCAACAACCCGCAAACCCGTGAATGGCAGAACCTGAGCGGCGAGCACCACCTTGCACCCTTTTCTGACTACAAGCAGTTGAAGGAAAAGGGGCCGCGCATCATTACCAAGGCGCAGGGTGTGCATTTGTGGGACAGCGAGGGCAACAAGATCCTCGATGGCATGGCCGGCCTGTGGTGCGTGGCAGTCGGCTATGGTCGGGAAGAACTGGTGCAGGCGGCCGAGAAGCAGATGCGCGAGCTGCCGTACTACAACCTGTTCTTCCAGACCGCTCACCCGCCAGCACTGGAACTGGCCAAGGCGATCACCGATGTGGCGCCCGAGGGCATGACCCATGTGTTCTTCACCGGCTCCGGCTCCGAGGGCAACGACACCGTGCTGCGCATGGTGCGCCACTACTGGGCGCTGAAGGGCAAGCCGCACAAGCAGACCATCATCGGCCGTATCAACGGCTACCATGGCTCCACGTTCGCCGGTGCTTGCCTGGGCGGTATGAGTGGCATGCACGAGCAGGGCGGCCTGCCGATCCCTGGCATCGTGCATATCCCGCAGCCGTACTGGTTCGGTGAAGGTGGCGACATGACTCCGGATGAATTCGGTGTCTGGGCTGCTGAGCAGTTGGAAAAGAAAATCCTCGAAGTCGGCGAAGACAATGTTGCCGCCTTCATCGCCGAGCCGATCCAGGGCGCCGGCGGCGTGATCATCCCGCCTGAGACCTACTGGCCGAAGGTGAAGGAGATCCTTGCCAAGTACGACATCCTGTTTGTTGCCGACGAAGTCATCTGTGGTTTCGGCCGTACCGGCGAGTGGTTCGGCTCTGACTACTACGACCTCAAACCCGACCTGATGACCATCGCCAAAGGCCTGACCTCCGGTTACATCCCCATGGGCGGTGTGATCGTGCGTGACAAAGTGGCCAAGGTGATCAGCGAAGGCGGTGACTTCAACCACGGCTTTACCTATTCGGGCCACCCGGTAGCGGCTGCAGTGGGCCTGGAAAACCTGCGGATTCTGCGCGACGAAAAAATTGTCGAGAATGCGCGCACCGAAGCGGCACCGTATTTGCAAAAGCGTTTGCGTGAGCTGCAGGACCACCCGCTGGTGGGTGAAGTACGCGGCCTGGGCATGCTTGGCGCGATCGAGCTGGTCAAGGACAAAGCCACCCGCAGCCGTTACGAGGGCAAGGGCGTGGGCATGATCTGCCGTAACTTCTGCTTTGAAAACGGCCTGATCATGCGGGCGGTGGGGGACACCATGATCATCGCGCCGCCGCTGGTCATCAGCCATGCGCAGATCGACGAACTGGTGGAAAAGGCGCGCAAATGCCTCGATCTGACCCTGGAGGCGATCAACTGA
- a CDS encoding polyamine ABC transporter substrate-binding protein, which yields MKNMGKTLLAAALMGAMATAAQADDKVLNVYNWSDYIAPETIAKFEKQTGIKVKYDVFDSNETLEAKLLAGKSGYDIVVPSNNFLAKQIKAGVYEELDRSKLPNWKNLDPDLLKAVGDASDKDNKHAFPYMWGSIGIGYNPEKVKAALGVDHIDSWDAVFKPENIAKLKSCGVSFLDAPTEMIPAALHYLGLPSNSTKKEDLKAAEDLFLKIRPSITYFHSSKYIGDMANGNICVAVGYSGDLEQSKARAHEAGDKVKVDYVIPKEGAGTFYDMVAIPKDAEHKDAAYQFMNFLMQPEIMAEITNAVRFPNGNQAATALVDKDISGDPSIYPPAEVKKQLYAIAAPDASINRVITRSWTKIKSGK from the coding sequence ATGAAGAATATGGGCAAGACGTTGCTGGCCGCAGCCCTGATGGGTGCCATGGCTACTGCTGCACAGGCTGACGACAAGGTGTTGAACGTATACAACTGGTCGGATTACATCGCGCCGGAGACCATCGCCAAGTTCGAGAAGCAGACCGGTATCAAGGTCAAGTACGACGTCTTCGACAGCAACGAAACCCTCGAAGCCAAGCTGCTGGCAGGCAAGTCGGGCTACGACATCGTGGTGCCGTCCAACAACTTCCTGGCCAAGCAGATCAAGGCCGGTGTGTACGAGGAACTGGACCGTTCCAAGCTGCCGAACTGGAAGAACCTCGACCCGGACCTGCTCAAAGCCGTTGGCGATGCCAGCGACAAGGACAACAAGCACGCCTTCCCGTACATGTGGGGCTCCATCGGCATCGGCTACAACCCGGAGAAGGTCAAGGCCGCGCTGGGCGTCGACCACATCGACTCGTGGGACGCCGTGTTCAAGCCTGAGAACATCGCCAAGCTCAAGAGCTGCGGCGTGAGCTTCCTGGATGCCCCGACCGAGATGATCCCGGCCGCGCTGCACTACCTGGGCCTGCCGAGCAACAGCACCAAGAAAGAAGACCTGAAGGCCGCCGAGGACCTGTTCCTCAAGATCCGTCCTTCGATCACCTACTTCCACTCGTCCAAGTACATTGGCGACATGGCCAACGGCAACATCTGCGTGGCCGTCGGTTACTCGGGTGACCTGGAGCAGTCCAAGGCTCGTGCCCACGAAGCCGGCGACAAGGTCAAAGTGGACTACGTCATTCCGAAAGAAGGTGCCGGTACCTTCTATGACATGGTCGCCATCCCCAAGGATGCCGAGCATAAAGACGCCGCCTACCAGTTCATGAACTTCCTGATGCAGCCGGAAATCATGGCCGAGATCACCAACGCCGTGCGCTTCCCGAACGGCAACCAGGCTGCCACTGCGCTGGTGGACAAAGACATCAGCGGTGACCCGAGCATCTACCCGCCTGCCGAAGTGAAGAAGCAGCTGTACGCGATCGCCGCGCCAGACGCCTCGATCAATCGTGTGATCACCCGCAGCTGGACCAAGATCAAGTCGGGCAAATAA
- a CDS encoding polyamine ABC transporter substrate-binding protein, with translation MSISVIRKALMAGAGLTLACSVQAAPTVHFYNWSDYIGPTTLVDFEKATGIKPVQDVFDSNETLEGKLLAGNTGYDVVVPSNHFLGKQIKAGAFQKLDKNLLPNYSNLDPALMKRLEKNDPGNLYAVPYLWGTNGIGYNVDKVKAALGVDTIDSWAVLFEPENMKKLSKCGVAFLDSADEMLPAVLNYMGLNPNSADPEDYKKAEAKLLAVRPYVTYFHSSKYITDLANGDICVAAGFSGDIFQAKARAEEAKKGVNLAYAIPKEGGNLWFDVLAIPKDAKNVKEAHAFINYLLKPEVIAQVSDYVGYANPNPKAGDLMDQAVRTDAAVYPPQEVLDKMFVNSELPPKVQRLMTRSWTKVKSGK, from the coding sequence TTGTCTATTTCTGTAATCCGCAAGGCCCTGATGGCTGGTGCGGGCCTGACGCTGGCATGCAGCGTCCAAGCGGCGCCTACGGTGCACTTCTACAACTGGTCCGACTACATCGGCCCGACCACACTCGTGGACTTCGAGAAAGCCACGGGCATCAAGCCCGTGCAGGACGTGTTCGACTCCAACGAAACCCTGGAAGGCAAGCTGCTGGCCGGTAATACCGGCTATGACGTGGTCGTGCCGTCCAACCATTTCCTCGGCAAGCAGATCAAGGCGGGCGCCTTCCAGAAGCTCGACAAGAACCTGCTGCCCAATTATTCCAACCTCGACCCGGCGTTGATGAAGCGCCTGGAAAAGAACGATCCGGGCAACCTGTACGCCGTGCCTTACCTCTGGGGTACCAACGGCATCGGTTACAACGTCGACAAGGTGAAGGCCGCGCTGGGCGTGGACACCATCGACTCCTGGGCCGTGCTGTTCGAACCCGAGAACATGAAGAAGCTCTCCAAGTGCGGCGTGGCCTTCCTCGACTCGGCGGACGAAATGCTGCCAGCGGTGCTCAACTACATGGGCCTGAACCCCAACAGTGCCGACCCTGAGGATTACAAGAAGGCCGAAGCCAAGCTGTTGGCTGTGCGCCCGTACGTGACCTATTTCCACTCCTCGAAGTACATCACCGACCTGGCCAACGGCGACATCTGCGTCGCGGCAGGCTTCTCGGGTGACATCTTCCAGGCCAAGGCCCGCGCTGAAGAAGCGAAAAAGGGCGTGAACCTGGCCTACGCCATTCCCAAGGAAGGCGGCAACCTCTGGTTCGACGTACTGGCGATCCCCAAGGACGCCAAGAACGTCAAAGAGGCGCATGCCTTCATCAACTATTTGCTGAAGCCTGAGGTTATCGCCCAGGTCAGTGATTACGTCGGTTACGCCAACCCGAACCCCAAGGCTGGCGACCTGATGGACCAGGCCGTGAGGACTGACGCTGCGGTTTACCCACCGCAGGAAGTGCTGGACAAGATGTTCGTGAACTCAGAGTTGCCACCCAAGGTGCAACGGCTGATGACCCGTAGCTGGACCAAGGTCAAGTCGGGCAAGTAA
- the potA gene encoding polyamine ABC transporter ATP-binding protein, translating to MAVASGAYKKALEGGQQPKQVLVKIDRVTKKFDETIAVDDVSLEIRKGEIFALLGGSGSGKSTLLRMLAGFERPTEGRIFLDGVDITDMPPYERPINMMFQSYALFPHMTVAQNIAFGLQQDKMPKADIEARVAEMLKLVHMTQYAKRKPHQLSGGQRQRVALARSLAKRPKVLLLDEPMGALDKKLRSQMQLELVEIIERVGVTCVMVTHDQEEAMTMAQRIAIMHLGWIAQIGSPVDIYETPTSRLVCEFIGNVNLFEGEVVDDAEGHAIIASPELERKIYVGHGITTSVEDKHITYALRPEKMLVTTQQPTCEHNWSRGKVHDIAYLGGHSVFYVELPSGKVVQSFVANAERQGTRPTWGDEVYVWWEDDSGVVLRS from the coding sequence ATGGCAGTTGCCTCCGGTGCCTATAAAAAAGCCCTCGAGGGTGGCCAGCAACCCAAGCAGGTGCTGGTCAAAATCGACCGGGTCACGAAGAAGTTCGACGAAACCATAGCCGTGGACGATGTGTCCCTGGAAATCCGCAAGGGCGAGATCTTCGCCCTGCTGGGCGGCTCCGGTTCGGGCAAATCGACCTTGTTGCGCATGCTGGCCGGCTTCGAGCGCCCTACCGAAGGGCGGATTTTCCTCGATGGCGTCGACATCACCGACATGCCGCCCTACGAGCGGCCGATCAACATGATGTTCCAGTCCTACGCGCTGTTCCCGCACATGACCGTGGCGCAGAACATCGCGTTCGGCCTGCAGCAGGACAAGATGCCCAAGGCCGACATCGAGGCCCGGGTGGCCGAGATGCTCAAGCTGGTGCACATGACCCAGTACGCCAAGCGCAAGCCGCACCAGCTGTCGGGCGGCCAACGCCAACGTGTGGCCCTGGCCCGCTCGCTGGCCAAGCGCCCCAAGGTGCTGCTGCTCGACGAGCCGATGGGTGCACTGGACAAGAAGCTGCGTTCGCAGATGCAGCTGGAACTGGTGGAAATCATCGAGCGCGTGGGCGTGACCTGCGTGATGGTGACCCACGACCAGGAAGAGGCCATGACCATGGCCCAGCGCATCGCCATCATGCATTTGGGCTGGATCGCCCAGATCGGTTCGCCGGTGGACATCTACGAGACCCCCACCAGCCGCCTGGTGTGCGAGTTCATCGGCAACGTCAACCTGTTCGAAGGTGAAGTGGTCGACGACGCCGAAGGCCACGCGATCATTGCCAGCCCGGAACTGGAGCGCAAGATCTACGTCGGCCACGGCATCACCACCTCGGTGGAAGACAAGCACATCACCTACGCGTTGCGTCCGGAGAAGATGCTGGTGACTACCCAGCAGCCGACTTGCGAGCACAACTGGTCGCGCGGCAAGGTGCACGACATCGCCTACCTGGGTGGCCACTCGGTGTTCTACGTGGAGCTGCCGAGCGGCAAGGTCGTCCAGTCGTTTGTCGCCAACGCCGAGCGCCAGGGCACCCGCCCTACCTGGGGCGATGAAGTGTACGTGTGGTGGGAAGACGACAGCGGCGTGGTACTGCGGTCATGA